The Melanotaenia boesemani isolate fMelBoe1 chromosome 11, fMelBoe1.pri, whole genome shotgun sequence genome includes the window TTTGGTGTTACTCTCCCAGGTAGATGCAAGTAACATCTATGGAGAAGACCTTGTAAGGCAGCATCAACTTAGACTTCATAAAGATGGAAAACTAAAATATCAGGTAATAAAGAAATACACAGACATATTAGTAAAAAATAACGCTATTTATCCagcactgagaaaaaaaactaaactttctcatcatgtctttttcttaaaaaaaaaaaaaagacaaataggTATGccaatttattaaaaagatatacagcacagataaaaaaaaacatgattaatttCTCAGGTCTTTGATTTTATAATGTTTCTTGAAAGGATCAATCTGTCATAATTGTGATTATGTTCATTTGCTgttccttcttcttttgtcctccacttgtcctGTTTCCTCAGTTTTTTCCAGGAAAACACTGCATATAAAGTGAtatgccagtttttttttttttttttatttgggaatTACCTTGTTGGTTCAGAAATACtattttataacatttaaactgtgttacctttaacatttttatagatgcaacaaaatacataaaaataactggtgtgtttaaaaaatattttcattataatattttaatcaattcCTTAGGCTACTCCCTCTGTCATTCAATGCAAGTTACAATACAAGTTCAATTTGCCACTCACGGACGTCACTGAATATCTAAAAATTGAAATTAATATTAAACCCTTTTCTTATTATTTGCTGCTCCATATTTAAAACCACAGCCAGAATTACAATGGTATTATTTAAGCCAACTGCAAATTAATGTGTGCGTTACATTTATAATGTGTGAAATTATCAAACACTAATAATAATTGGAGGGGGGTTATTAAGTCACTACCCTATGGCCATGTGTGTTTGATTTTGCCTCTTATATCACATAACACAAGAGCTTCGCAACACTTCCTGTAGCCTGAGAATGATGCGATACATCCTGAAGATTATAGTGATGGTGGTTAAAGTGATAAAATCAGTCAGCTCTTTcgtgtataaaataaaaactaaaaattctTTATCTTACTTTGTCATATCCTCATGATATGGTTTGTCTTTTAagaagtactttttttttatcaaggaaCTACTTGCATGagaaagattttctcttttgctCAAACACGATCTGTGGTTGTTCATCTTTCACAAGAAAGGGCCTTGTACAAATCtaaaaatatggaaatagtttGAAATGACTAACATTAAGATACATGATTCATCCTTCACAGTTGAAAAATGGTGAGATGTACCCTCCTACAGTATCTGATGTCCCTGTAGACATGGTATACCCTGAAGGTTTCCCTGCTGAGCAGCGTCTGGCCATTGGTCAAAAGGTGTTTGGCATCCTACCGGGCCTCACCATGTATGCCACTATCTGGCTGAGGGAGCATAACAGAGTCTGTGACATCCTGAAGGCAGAACATCCAACCTGGGatgatgaacagcttttccaAACCACCAGACTTATCATTATTGGTGAGTAAAAGTCAGTATTAAATGGGCACATTTCATAACACTGCTCATGAATGACCAGCGTactcataaaaacaaagaaaaaacaactataGGTGCATGTTCTTTatctttataaatattttcatgaaaCAGCATGGATTACTTTGCTGCAAACAAAAACTTCCTTTTATACAACTCTGAGTCAGATAGTGATTTATGGTTGCTCAAAAGTGGAAAATGTGATGACTCAGTTGTGTGGTAAGCTCTGTGCGAGAGTATTTCAATGTAAATTAACCCCATTAGTACTGAACAAGAGCCCTATGACAGCTGCATCCACACCTGCAGGTAAGAAAGAATTCTAAATCAGTTTCTAATCCAAAGGttgcattaaaattaaataaaaaaaaatcatgaataaaTTAGACTTCCAACATCATTATTCTACTATTAGTGTTTGCTTTCACTTCAGCAAAGGAGTTGCTGAACCACAGTTATCTATGCTGGCACAGAAAGTATCATTAAATCATCTTTACACAGCCTGAAActtaagtttaaaaagaaaaaaaagctgcatgagAAATGGATCTTGACTTAATAAACTTTCACCATTTGTTGCAGGGCCTGAAGGTAGATTATTTGCTGCTCATATCACGTATCTGCAGGCTGCATCCAGGATTATGGAAGTTGGTTGAATGCTCAGTTCCAGCCACCAAGATTTAATTGATTTAAACACAGGAAAATAAGGACCATCCAGTGTTGTATCAGTCAAACGTTTGGACAACAGTATACCACCTCGTCAAAACCCCACTAGAAATGGTTATTTTCATAAACAATTTACAATGattaattcagttaaaagctttTGAAGCATTGAGAAAACATGAATACTGTGGTGTTTGTACTTACTAACAATTTCCATCAGTGCACATGTAGAAAAGATCTGTGAGTATATTTAAAAGCGAACTGATTATCCCTGGACATTATGCACTTTTAATTATGACTCAAGTACTTCTGTTGAAGAGAACTTATATGTTTTTTACTAGTGTCTGTGGAAATACAAACTAAGACTGTTGTGGGTTTAGCTTTAGGACCAGAGCCTATGACACATTGTAAAAACATAGCCACAAATTATTTGATAGGTACATGAATCAGAACAACAATCTGTGTCATGTGTAGTACACAAAAGGTTTAATGCACTGCACCTCACTTGTTGATTAAAAAAGTCTGAGacatttggtttttattaaagCTTATTAAAGTTTATTAAAGCTTAAGCGGGTGCTGAGAACAGCAAAGGCAGGCTCTGACATCTGGATTGCTCTGGCTCTTCTGTGGAAATGAATACAGGGGAGTTTCTTTTGATTGTTAGCAGCTGGAGATAAATTCAGAGTAGTAAAGTACCAGTGGTTTAGTTGAGATCCTTCTGGAGAAAGATTCAGGAGAACCAACAGAGCAAAGGGTGAATGCTTGAAGACAAGCCGGAGTCTGTGAGAACGTAATCCTTTTAATCAGACAAGTTAACTCTAGGCCCAATGTTCTATTCCATCCATGAACAAAAATCCacccaaaagaagaaaatcattgtccagaattctagATCCAATCTATATCTCactaattattacattttctttcttccattCAGGtgaaatcatcaaaattataatagAAGAGTACGTGCAACAACTGAGTGGCTACCTGCTGAAGCTGAAATTCGATCCTTCTCTGCTCTTTGATGTGCGTTTCCAGTACAGTAACCGTATCGCCTTGGAGTTCTGCCAGCTCTACCACTGGCACCCACTGATGCCAGACAGCTTTCTCATTGATGGTGATGAAATCCCGTTCTCCCAGTTTTTGTACAACACTTCCATCCTCATGCATTACGGCGTGGAGAAGCTGGTGGATGCTTTCTCTCGTCAGCCTGCAGGACAGGTAGTAGAAATCCAGTCTGAAGCTCATAAATGCAGCTGCAGAAGTTTTCCCATGACAAATGTGCTCAATGAAAATAATGACTGTAATGGCGATATATTGTAGAAGAAAAAGGATACATAAGATGGAAAACTGACAATGTCAAAGATGTATGAAAGACATGGTGGAAAGCAAGTATCTATGTGTTGCAGTCAGTagtgtttcagtctggtttgATCATTTTACCTCCTGCAACCTTTTTGAGGATGCACAAGTTGTTTGCTCCACATATCTCACATACATCTGCTGTgttgcattttgcttttatcAATTAACCACCAAAACCAAGCCAAATCTCTTTGGTGTTTTAGATTTTTCACTGAGGTTGTTCAAGTTCAAATTCACATTGCACAAAAAAGGAGTTGAATAGAAATGTACCTGCAAAAAATATGGTAACTGTTTTATGTTGGCTGTTGTGTTCAAAGGGCAGAATTCATGCAATGTGATGCAAAACTGTGACCACATTCACATTgcaaatatgaagaaaagaaaatgagaagttGCTGTACAATATTGGGTCAGATGGAGATCTAAGTTGGATCTCTGGTGTGGCAGTCAGGGAGGTAATTCCTTCAGCAACCCTCTCCTAGCTCCCTTTAAGTGTTACTTAGCATATTATTGTTAGCCAGTATAACTTTTGGCCAGTatcacaaaagaaacaaaacaacaacaacaacaaaaaaatcattgCCATTTACAACTTTATCATAAAACTGTGAACCAGTGTAACTTTTACACTTTGTGGTGTCATGCTGACTGTTTAGAAACATTTCTTGCTGTCTGCTACCACCTGCCACAACTGCTGGTTTCTTCCCTAATCATGAGTCATTACAACATACTGCATGATCATGGTTTGTGACTTAATTACTTTTCAAGTGcattctgacatttttttaataatcagaTGTTGTTTCAAGTAATTTAAGGTGTATAATTTGTATCCCTCTTATGACCACCAAGCAGTAAAGTGTCTAACTCACtggaatttgtttttaaacagataaatagaTATATTACAGGAAATATGAGGAAGTTGCCTTTGCTGTAATCATCTGTGGCACACTCTTCTCTGTATTACATTACTAACTACATTAACACTCACAAAGTATTTTAGCAGCCACATACATGATTAAGTATCAGAGAAACTAAACTTCTTCTAAAAGTAATTAACAGCTTAATGTAATAAGGAAAGGCAAGGCAAGCttatttgtatggcacatttcatatacaagacaattcaaattTAGTAATCTGACTTTACCATATTGTGTGCAGCCCACCGTGAAGGTGCAATATGACACAGCACATTTGAAGAGCTACTGAACTGCCATACTTAAAGTCCACTTCCTGTCTCAATAAATCCTGCTTGAAGTGGTCTTTCTCTGTTATCAGAGAATCCAGACAATTACTCGATGTTGTCACCCATCAGACAACAAAGGAAGATTGTCTTGTTGTCACTTTTCATTGAAGAAACATTGTATTAACATATTTTCTGTCCTTTAGATCGGTGGGGGGCGCAATTCTCATGAAATGGTGCTTAAAGTGGCAGAATTGGTCATCAGAGAGTCCAGAGCTGTACGTGTGCAGCCTTTCAATGAATACAGGAAAAGGTTTAACCTTAAGCCATACACGTCTTTTCACGATTTCACTGGTAAGATAATAgttataatcttttttcttgAGCTTGCGTATAGGGCTACAGAATATTTGGGTGTATATTTTCTCTTCTAATTTTGCAGCATCCGTAATCTTTTCTTTGAGTATATGGTTCCATGGCAGCCTCTTAATGCCATTTATGTTTGAGTGTAATGCAAGTATAAATGAATTTGAAAAACTTTtagacaaataaaaccaaacatgctgtaacattttctgtgatATAAACTATGAAGTGGGTCAAACAACAAGAAGGGGTGGTGATATTTTTTGAGCCTGCTCACATGCTCCATCAGTCAGATTTAGAAGCTAAACTGAGAGTGATAATAtagtttcataaaaaaataacagttaaaCTTCTAAAACCCTCTAAATTACTTATGTTTATCTTTTCCTAATAGATGACAAAGAAATGGCTCGAGGTTTAGAGGAACTCTATGGACACATAGATGCTCTGGAGTTTTATCCCGGTGTCCTGCTGGAGAAAACCCGTGCTGGTGGCACATTTGGAGAGAGCATGGTAGAGATGGGAGCTCCGTTTTCCCTGAAAGGCCTGCTGGGAAACCCCATCTGCTCCCCTGTCTACTGGAAGCCCAGCACTTTCGGAGGGGAGACGGGTTTC containing:
- the ptgs1 gene encoding prostaglandin G/H synthase 1, which encodes MKECSIFFIWVLVLLLQSSSCSGDANVVNPCCFYPCQNSGVCVRYDTHSYKCDCTRTGFYGVNCTIPEFWTRIYLMLKPSPSVVHYILTHFQWLWDLVNNTFLRNTLMRLVLTGRSDLIPSPPTYNTKYGYLSWESYYNLSYYTRLLPPVPKDCPLPMGTTGKPVLPDVKELTERFFKRQKFRPDPQGINLMFAFMAQHFTHQFFKTNHKVQGGFTHGLGHGVDASNIYGEDLVRQHQLRLHKDGKLKYQLKNGEMYPPTVSDVPVDMVYPEGFPAEQRLAIGQKVFGILPGLTMYATIWLREHNRVCDILKAEHPTWDDEQLFQTTRLIIIGEIIKIIIEEYVQQLSGYLLKLKFDPSLLFDVRFQYSNRIALEFCQLYHWHPLMPDSFLIDGDEIPFSQFLYNTSILMHYGVEKLVDAFSRQPAGQIGGGRNSHEMVLKVAELVIRESRAVRVQPFNEYRKRFNLKPYTSFHDFTDDKEMARGLEELYGHIDALEFYPGVLLEKTRAGGTFGESMVEMGAPFSLKGLLGNPICSPVYWKPSTFGGETGFNIVKTATLKKLVCLNTKWCPYVAFHIPRNEEEAKPRKPSTEL